A genome region from Alteripontixanthobacter maritimus includes the following:
- a CDS encoding superoxide dismutase family protein yields MNAAKIIFASGMALAVCACTTTTSQSVQNLGSAAILDANGEKIGSARLLAIGDTVSITATVSGLAPGLHGFHLHETSQCRAPDFQSAGGHLNPFGASHGLESPDGAHLGDLTNLEVSADGTGSIASGLDGPRADVTTAIFDSDGTSVVIHAKADDYRTDPSGAAGSRIACGVIAAPQR; encoded by the coding sequence ATGAATGCTGCAAAGATCATTTTCGCTTCGGGCATGGCGCTAGCCGTGTGTGCCTGCACTACGACAACTAGCCAGTCGGTACAGAACCTCGGTTCAGCAGCTATCCTCGACGCCAACGGTGAGAAGATCGGGTCTGCCCGGCTGCTCGCCATTGGCGATACGGTAAGTATCACAGCGACTGTGTCTGGCCTTGCGCCGGGACTACACGGCTTCCACCTTCATGAGACCAGCCAGTGCCGCGCTCCCGATTTTCAATCGGCTGGCGGACATTTGAACCCATTCGGGGCATCGCACGGACTGGAAAGTCCTGACGGAGCACACCTGGGCGATCTAACGAATCTCGAGGTTTCCGCGGACGGTACTGGCTCCATCGCAAGCGGCCTCGACGGTCCGCGCGCCGATGTTACGACCGCGATATTCGATAGCGACGGAACTTCCGTCGTGATCCATGCAAAAGCCGACGATTATCGCACCGATCCGTCCGGCGCGGCGGGTTCACGAATCGCTTGCGGAGTAATAGCTGCTCCGCAACGCTAG
- a CDS encoding spinster family MFS transporter: protein MSDNQTAAVTAEATTPPDDQPVPAYSWYALGVLVLVYILNFIDRQILSILANDIKADLGVDDAYLGFLYGTAFAIFYALFGIPLGKLADSWKRVRLMTIGLAVWSGMTALSGFAKNGTMLTFARVGVGVGEATASPSAYSLISDWFPARLRATALAIYSSGLYIGGGISLLIGGLIVENWNAAYPDGGPLGLAGWQAAFISVGLPGLLLALWVMTLREPIRGAIDGMPTREDPAPFRGFVQELMTVIPPFTLIGAAKRGMPALFVNIAVLIAAFVAAYFITGLLDSGEGAIYGPISDQWFFLAIGYYAIFCWATALRTRDAPTFALTWGSPAFLCTILGYGCVAFIAYAASYWTAPYAERVFEVNKAALGWWIGAPSAVAGFLGVITGGRVADILFRRYAAGRLFVVLFGLIAPIPIVLIQFTTDNLVLFYVLAFVAQLFTSSALGAAAASSQALVLPRMRGIATATFFLATTLVGLALGPYLAGYISSKTDGDLGLGVMSTLGIAPIGFVLLAAAIKLVPRAQAGLLAKARAAGEQQ from the coding sequence TTGAGCGACAACCAGACGGCGGCAGTTACGGCCGAAGCGACCACACCGCCCGACGATCAGCCGGTCCCCGCATATAGCTGGTACGCGCTTGGCGTGCTGGTTCTGGTCTATATTCTGAACTTCATCGACCGTCAGATTCTTTCGATCCTAGCGAACGATATCAAGGCCGACCTTGGGGTCGACGATGCTTATCTGGGATTCCTCTACGGTACTGCTTTCGCGATATTTTATGCGCTCTTCGGAATTCCGCTTGGGAAACTGGCTGACAGTTGGAAGCGCGTCCGCCTGATGACGATCGGCCTGGCGGTATGGTCAGGCATGACAGCCCTGTCCGGGTTCGCGAAGAACGGCACGATGCTGACTTTCGCACGCGTCGGTGTGGGTGTCGGGGAAGCCACTGCAAGCCCGTCGGCATACTCGCTAATATCGGATTGGTTTCCAGCCAGGCTCCGGGCGACTGCGCTCGCCATTTATTCCAGTGGATTGTATATCGGCGGCGGCATCTCGCTGCTTATCGGCGGACTGATCGTCGAAAACTGGAATGCCGCCTATCCAGATGGTGGCCCGCTGGGGCTGGCAGGCTGGCAGGCAGCCTTCATATCTGTTGGTTTACCCGGACTGCTGCTGGCCTTGTGGGTGATGACTCTACGAGAGCCGATACGCGGCGCTATCGATGGAATGCCGACCCGGGAAGATCCGGCTCCGTTTCGGGGATTTGTGCAGGAATTGATGACGGTCATACCGCCATTCACCCTGATCGGTGCGGCCAAGCGCGGTATGCCTGCCTTGTTTGTGAACATTGCGGTTCTAATCGCTGCATTCGTGGCCGCGTATTTTATTACGGGCCTCCTCGATAGTGGTGAAGGCGCTATTTATGGTCCAATTTCGGACCAATGGTTTTTCCTAGCAATAGGCTATTATGCGATTTTCTGCTGGGCCACTGCGCTTCGAACTAGAGACGCACCAACCTTCGCATTGACCTGGGGTTCGCCAGCGTTTCTCTGCACAATTCTTGGATATGGCTGTGTCGCATTCATAGCCTACGCCGCATCGTACTGGACCGCGCCCTATGCCGAACGCGTGTTCGAGGTGAACAAGGCGGCGCTTGGCTGGTGGATCGGCGCGCCGAGCGCGGTTGCCGGGTTCTTGGGTGTCATTACCGGGGGGCGTGTGGCTGACATACTATTCAGGCGCTACGCAGCAGGCCGGTTGTTCGTTGTATTGTTCGGATTGATAGCGCCGATCCCGATCGTGCTTATTCAGTTCACCACGGATAATCTGGTGCTGTTCTACGTCTTGGCATTTGTAGCTCAGCTGTTCACATCATCGGCTCTAGGTGCGGCTGCAGCGTCGAGCCAAGCGCTCGTCCTTCCCAGAATGCGAGGTATCGCTACAGCTACATTCTTCCTGGCAACCACTTTGGTTGGTTTGGCCTTAGGGCCATATCTAGCGGGGTATATTTCATCCAAGACCGACGGTGATCTTGGATTGGGTGTGATGAGCACATTGGGAATCGCACCGATCGGCTTTGTTCTGCTGGCGGCTGCGATTAAACTGGTACCGCGCGCGCAAGCCGGTTTGCTGGCGAAGGCTCGTGCAGCTGGAGAGCAGCAGTAG
- the queC gene encoding 7-cyano-7-deazaguanine synthase QueC, producing MTNLQSNGQPKAVVLLSGGLDSMVTAGIARERGFALYALSIDYGQRHRRELLAASKIAELLGADRHVVLPLDLRAFGGSALTDDIAVPKGGVGNDIPVTYVPARNLIFLALTTAFAESCDARDIFIGVNALDYSGYPDCRPEFIDSFAETARLGTKAGIEGAPFVIHAPLQMLGKAEIAQEADRMGLDSGLSWSCYDPRPDGLACGGCDSCRLRRQGFADAGLVDGAAYPVNSPPIRGETA from the coding sequence ATGACGAATCTTCAAAGTAACGGACAGCCTAAGGCTGTCGTTTTGCTGTCTGGCGGCCTCGATTCGATGGTTACGGCGGGGATTGCTCGTGAGCGGGGTTTTGCCCTTTATGCCCTGTCCATCGATTACGGTCAGCGACACCGGCGCGAACTTCTTGCAGCTTCCAAGATTGCAGAACTTTTGGGGGCGGATCGGCACGTCGTCTTGCCGCTCGACTTGCGTGCTTTCGGCGGCTCCGCATTGACCGACGATATCGCGGTTCCAAAAGGCGGTGTCGGTAACGACATACCTGTCACTTACGTGCCGGCGCGCAATTTGATCTTTCTGGCTTTGACCACGGCGTTTGCGGAAAGTTGCGATGCACGCGACATTTTCATCGGCGTCAACGCACTCGACTATTCCGGCTATCCCGATTGCCGCCCCGAATTTATCGATAGCTTTGCAGAAACAGCCCGTCTGGGAACAAAGGCAGGTATCGAGGGGGCACCATTCGTAATCCATGCACCGTTGCAGATGTTGGGTAAGGCAGAAATCGCTCAGGAAGCTGACCGAATGGGTCTCGATTCCGGGCTGAGCTGGTCCTGCTACGATCCAAGACCTGACGGGCTGGCATGCGGTGGATGCGACTCTTGCCGCTTGCGCCGTCAAGGCTTTGCCGATGCAGGGCTGGTTGACGGAGCCGCATATCCGGTCAACAGTCCGCCGATCCGGGGAGAGACAGCTTGA
- a CDS encoding DUF3617 domain-containing protein, which yields MATRQTITISAALFLGTLGVSGIAMPAFAQKTAATVLNGLDKGMWTIRFRDGTPSRRICVKQGSDLIQLRHRGSNCRRYVVENSGNVASVQYSCPGNGFGRTSVRRESSSLVQLESQGIAGGQPFEFTAEARRTGPCG from the coding sequence ATGGCTACTCGCCAGACCATCACTATATCTGCCGCACTGTTTCTCGGTACACTTGGCGTATCAGGGATTGCGATGCCCGCGTTTGCGCAGAAGACGGCAGCCACAGTTCTGAACGGGCTGGACAAGGGCATGTGGACGATCCGATTCCGCGATGGAACTCCCTCGCGCAGGATTTGCGTGAAGCAAGGCTCCGATCTCATCCAGCTGCGCCATCGAGGCTCGAATTGCCGCCGTTATGTGGTTGAGAATTCGGGAAATGTCGCCTCGGTACAATATAGTTGTCCTGGCAACGGCTTCGGGCGAACCAGTGTTCGGCGGGAAAGCAGCTCGCTGGTACAGCTTGAGAGTCAGGGAATTGCTGGCGGACAGCCATTCGAATTTACCGCAGAAGCGCGCCGGACCGGACCCTGCGGTTGA
- the hslO gene encoding Hsp33 family molecular chaperone HslO, with protein MTDTRRKAAPDGNPPAPGTAARVEDETYADQLLGFTIPSRNVRGRTVRLDRTIDTILSAHDYPPAITHLLAEALVLTALIGGLLKDAGDQMTIQAQTDGGVVRLLACDYKDGDIRGYVDFDDKALALLGANPSLDALFDKAYLAITFDRPESGGRYQGIVPLEGASLSAACEAYFVQSEQVPTLLRVAISSGKDGCLAAGLLLQYLPEGEDGRERLHVRLDHPEWEHVAIMGGSIRHEELLDRDLSMEALVWRLFHEEDEVRVERGSHLARGCRCSVAHYADVIGRFPEVERAEMRDDDGLIRVDCAFCSKVFEIAR; from the coding sequence ATGACAGATACAAGACGCAAGGCAGCGCCGGACGGCAATCCACCTGCGCCCGGTACCGCCGCGCGAGTGGAAGACGAAACCTATGCCGACCAACTGCTGGGCTTTACCATTCCGTCGCGCAATGTTCGCGGGCGCACGGTGAGGCTGGATCGGACGATCGACACCATATTGTCGGCGCATGACTACCCTCCGGCCATTACGCACCTGCTGGCAGAGGCGCTCGTGCTGACTGCGCTCATTGGCGGCCTGCTAAAGGATGCAGGCGATCAGATGACCATACAGGCGCAGACCGATGGCGGTGTCGTCCGACTGTTGGCTTGCGATTACAAGGATGGGGATATCAGGGGTTACGTCGATTTCGACGACAAGGCGCTGGCCTTGCTCGGGGCAAATCCGTCGCTCGATGCGCTGTTCGACAAGGCGTATCTGGCCATCACATTCGATCGACCGGAAAGCGGTGGCCGCTATCAGGGGATTGTCCCGCTGGAAGGGGCATCTCTATCCGCTGCTTGCGAGGCGTATTTTGTGCAGTCGGAACAGGTGCCGACGCTGTTGCGCGTTGCGATTTCATCCGGGAAGGACGGTTGCTTGGCCGCGGGCCTGCTCCTTCAATATTTGCCGGAGGGCGAGGACGGGCGAGAGCGGTTGCATGTACGGCTCGATCATCCCGAGTGGGAGCACGTCGCCATCATGGGCGGATCGATCCGTCATGAAGAACTGCTTGATCGCGATCTGTCGATGGAGGCGCTGGTGTGGCGGCTGTTCCACGAGGAAGATGAGGTTCGGGTAGAGCGCGGCTCACACCTTGCCCGTGGTTGCAGGTGCAGTGTGGCCCACTATGCCGATGTAATTGGCCGGTTTCCGGAAGTCGAACGTGCTGAAATGCGCGACGACGATGGACTTATCCGCGTCGATTGCGCGTTCTGCTCCAAAGTTTTCGAGATCGCGCGCTAA
- the argF gene encoding ornithine carbamoyltransferase, whose translation MAAGTVRRFLDLSDAGGDALAAMLSDAQDRKTARDGWPKGRADADRPLADHTLAMVFEKSSTRTRVSFDMAMRQLGGGALILDAGTTQLGRGESIADTARVLSRMADAVMLRTDDHAKIEEFAHYASVPVINGLTDKSHPCQIVADLLTIVERGKPLPGLEVAWFGDGNNVLHSILEAAGIFKFNVRVATPAGFEPDPGFVEQARAAGATITLTRSAGEAAQGADALITDTWVSMGQAEAQSKLTAMEPYRVDDALLAQAKPDAIVLHCLPAHVGDEISQSVFEGSQSVVFDEAENRLHAQKSILLWAFGRL comes from the coding sequence ATGGCTGCCGGCACCGTGCGGCGCTTTCTGGATTTGTCCGATGCGGGCGGCGATGCGCTTGCTGCGATGCTTTCGGACGCGCAGGACCGCAAGACTGCCAGAGATGGATGGCCGAAGGGACGCGCGGATGCCGACAGGCCGCTCGCCGATCACACTCTTGCCATGGTGTTCGAAAAGAGCTCGACACGCACCCGGGTAAGTTTCGACATGGCAATGCGTCAATTGGGGGGCGGCGCTTTGATCCTTGACGCAGGCACAACCCAGCTGGGCCGGGGTGAAAGCATCGCCGACACCGCTCGCGTACTCAGCCGGATGGCCGATGCCGTCATGTTGCGTACAGACGATCACGCCAAGATCGAGGAATTCGCTCACTACGCCAGCGTACCTGTTATCAATGGCCTGACGGACAAATCGCACCCGTGCCAGATCGTAGCCGATCTGCTGACAATCGTGGAGCGCGGGAAGCCTTTGCCCGGACTTGAAGTGGCCTGGTTCGGGGATGGCAACAACGTGTTGCATTCGATCCTCGAGGCGGCCGGCATCTTCAAATTTAATGTCCGTGTTGCGACGCCCGCCGGGTTCGAGCCCGATCCAGGCTTCGTCGAACAAGCTCGCGCAGCAGGCGCCACAATCACTCTGACCCGGTCGGCTGGGGAGGCAGCGCAAGGAGCCGACGCGCTGATTACGGATACCTGGGTTTCTATGGGACAGGCCGAAGCCCAATCCAAGCTAACCGCGATGGAACCATATCGGGTGGACGACGCCCTGCTGGCACAGGCCAAGCCGGACGCGATCGTCCTGCATTGCCTGCCTGCCCATGTCGGGGACGAGATTTCGCAAAGCGTGTTCGAGGGCTCGCAATCGGTGGTCTTCGACGAAGCGGAGAACCGCCTGCATGCTCAAAAGTCCATCCTGCTATGGGCGTTTGGCCGGCTGTAG
- a CDS encoding aspartate aminotransferase family protein, whose translation MSITPLMPVYPRCGVRPVEGDHCHLIDEDGTRYLDFASGIAVNLLGHSHPGLIEAIKAQAEKLMHVSNLYGSPQGEVLAQRLVDLTFADTVFFTNSGAEAVECAIKAARAYHQANGNPHRHELITFTNAFHGRTMATISASNQAKMHKGFMPLLPGFKYCEFDDLAAAEALIGPETAGFLVEPIQGEGGIRPASQEFMTGLRALADKHDLMLVLDEVQCGVARTGKMYAHEHYGIDPDILASAKGIGGGFPFGACLATEKGARGMTFGTHGSTYGGNPLAMAAGMAVLDAVGNDEFLAEVTEKGERIRGRLEQFIGNYPDLFELVRGKGLMLGIKMKVESRPFFVHLRENHDLLTVAAGDNTLRVLPPLVIGDAEIDEFFDKLSAGAASYTIPEAA comes from the coding sequence ATGTCGATTACACCCCTTATGCCCGTTTACCCCCGGTGCGGTGTGCGCCCGGTCGAAGGCGATCATTGCCACCTGATCGATGAAGACGGTACGCGCTACCTCGACTTTGCAAGTGGGATCGCGGTCAATCTGCTGGGCCATTCGCATCCCGGGCTGATCGAAGCGATCAAGGCGCAAGCTGAAAAGCTTATGCATGTCAGCAACCTGTATGGCAGCCCGCAGGGCGAGGTGCTGGCGCAGCGGTTGGTCGACCTGACCTTCGCCGACACCGTATTCTTCACCAATTCCGGGGCCGAGGCTGTCGAATGCGCCATCAAGGCGGCGCGCGCCTATCATCAGGCGAACGGCAATCCGCATCGGCACGAATTGATCACCTTTACCAACGCCTTCCACGGTCGGACCATGGCCACCATCAGTGCGTCCAACCAGGCGAAGATGCACAAGGGCTTCATGCCGCTATTGCCGGGCTTCAAATATTGCGAATTCGACGATCTTGCGGCAGCGGAAGCTTTGATCGGACCGGAAACGGCCGGTTTCCTGGTCGAACCGATACAGGGCGAGGGCGGCATCCGGCCCGCGAGCCAGGAATTCATGACGGGCTTGCGCGCATTGGCGGACAAGCATGACCTGATGCTTGTGCTGGACGAGGTGCAATGCGGCGTGGCGCGGACCGGCAAGATGTACGCCCACGAACATTACGGTATCGATCCCGACATTCTTGCCAGTGCCAAGGGCATCGGTGGCGGCTTCCCCTTCGGAGCCTGCCTGGCCACGGAAAAGGGCGCCCGCGGGATGACCTTCGGCACCCATGGCAGCACTTATGGCGGTAACCCGCTCGCGATGGCGGCAGGTATGGCCGTGCTGGATGCGGTTGGAAACGATGAATTTCTCGCGGAAGTGACCGAGAAGGGTGAGCGGATTCGCGGCCGGTTGGAACAGTTCATTGGAAATTACCCGGACCTGTTCGAACTGGTTCGCGGCAAGGGTCTGATGCTGGGTATCAAGATGAAGGTCGAAAGCCGTCCGTTCTTCGTCCATCTGCGCGAAAACCATGATCTGCTTACCGTCGCGGCTGGCGACAACACGCTGCGCGTGCTTCCTCCGCTGGTGATCGGCGATGCGGAAATCGACGAATTTTTCGACAAGCTGTCGGCCGGAGCGGCCAGCTACACCATTCCCGAAGCTGCCTGA
- a CDS encoding cold-shock protein: MGYDRGRKGRGRDKRDGFGEDSFDPFGGPGGGDSYGGSGGGDRFGGGNRGGGDRFGGGGGGGDRFGGGGGGGPRSGGGGFGGGAGGPGGAAGGGNRMPAQVVGTGKGTVKFFNSEKGFGFIAQEGGGEDVFVHISAVERAGLSGLAEGQELEFNLIDRGGKTSAQDLQVVGDVIEAPAKAAPPQRELTGEKATGTVKFFNATKGFGFLVRDDGQPDAFVHISAVERSGLSTINENERYTFDIEMDRRGKHSAVNLVPAQD; encoded by the coding sequence ATGGGTTACGACAGAGGCCGGAAGGGCCGCGGGCGCGACAAGCGCGATGGGTTTGGCGAAGACAGTTTCGATCCGTTTGGCGGCCCCGGTGGCGGCGACAGTTACGGCGGCTCCGGCGGAGGCGACCGATTCGGTGGCGGCAATCGTGGCGGTGGTGACCGGTTTGGCGGCGGCGGAGGCGGCGGAGATCGTTTCGGCGGTGGTGGCGGCGGTGGTCCCCGTAGCGGTGGAGGCGGCTTCGGCGGCGGTGCAGGTGGACCTGGCGGCGCTGCTGGCGGCGGCAACCGTATGCCGGCCCAGGTTGTCGGTACCGGCAAGGGTACGGTCAAGTTCTTCAATTCCGAAAAGGGCTTCGGCTTTATCGCGCAGGAAGGCGGCGGCGAGGACGTGTTCGTCCATATCAGCGCTGTCGAGCGTGCCGGCCTGTCCGGTCTTGCCGAAGGGCAGGAGCTGGAATTCAACCTCATCGATCGCGGCGGCAAGACGTCGGCGCAGGATCTGCAGGTCGTCGGCGATGTTATCGAAGCACCGGCCAAGGCAGCGCCGCCGCAGCGCGAGCTGACCGGCGAAAAGGCGACCGGTACGGTCAAGTTCTTCAACGCCACCAAAGGCTTCGGCTTCCTGGTGCGTGATGATGGCCAGCCCGATGCCTTCGTGCACATTAGCGCCGTCGAACGGTCCGGCCTGTCGACCATCAACGAGAACGAACGCTACACGTTCGACATCGAGATGGACCGGCGCGGCAAGCATTCGGCTGTCAATCTGGTGCCTGCACAGGATTGA
- a CDS encoding TIGR01244 family sulfur transferase, with the protein MSDTEPDFRRLSDMMYVSPQIGLEDIAAAADRGITLIVNNRPDGEDSGQPDGAEIEAAARAAGMDYLAIPITQAGFSEAQIATFIAALAEADGPALGYCRSGTRSTFLWSLAQSQTGHAPAETAKAAADAGYDVTPIRPMMDMLAANTQNS; encoded by the coding sequence ATGAGCGACACAGAACCCGACTTCCGCCGCCTGTCCGACATGATGTATGTAAGCCCGCAGATCGGGCTGGAGGACATCGCCGCCGCAGCGGATCGCGGCATTACACTGATCGTGAACAATCGTCCCGATGGCGAGGATTCGGGGCAACCCGATGGCGCCGAGATCGAAGCAGCCGCACGTGCCGCCGGGATGGACTATCTTGCGATCCCAATCACGCAAGCCGGCTTCAGCGAAGCGCAGATTGCCACGTTCATCGCGGCGCTCGCCGAGGCCGATGGTCCGGCGCTGGGCTATTGCCGGTCGGGAACACGGTCGACATTCCTGTGGTCGCTGGCGCAATCGCAAACCGGGCATGCGCCCGCAGAAACGGCGAAAGCAGCCGCCGATGCAGGTTACGACGTAACTCCGATTCGGCCCATGATGGATATGTTGGCCGCGAACACCCAGAATAGCTGA